A stretch of Gemmatimonadota bacterium DNA encodes these proteins:
- a CDS encoding rhodanese-like domain-containing protein — protein sequence MRRGKLWWSKPAVSCIVRVTACLVFAVCVVYTAFIPTAALSVPAVAVQVETEDNTVFWSTTLKMIRAKFPGVSQLSTDSLQTWLEEPGQAQMGRPLLLDVREKEEYEVSHLKEAVLAASEKEAIEVLEGVPPDRPVVLYCSVGYRSSEMADFLHKRGYEKVYNLEGSIFAWANEGRPVYQGDERVHVVHPYDRVWGKLLKKVLRSW from the coding sequence GTGCGCCGGGGCAAGCTATGGTGGTCGAAACCGGCTGTCTCATGCATCGTGCGCGTGACGGCCTGCCTGGTCTTCGCAGTCTGCGTAGTCTACACGGCGTTCATTCCCACTGCCGCCCTTTCCGTACCAGCCGTCGCCGTGCAGGTAGAAACCGAGGATAATACCGTGTTCTGGTCGACCACACTGAAGATGATCCGTGCGAAGTTCCCAGGGGTCTCGCAGCTTTCCACCGACAGCCTGCAGACCTGGCTGGAGGAGCCAGGGCAGGCGCAGATGGGGCGTCCGCTGCTTCTGGACGTGCGGGAGAAGGAGGAATACGAGGTCAGCCACTTGAAAGAAGCCGTACTTGCCGCTTCTGAGAAGGAGGCAATTGAGGTGCTTGAAGGCGTTCCTCCGGATCGGCCCGTCGTGCTCTACTGTTCCGTGGGCTACCGGTCGTCGGAGATGGCCGACTTCCTGCATAAGAGGGGATACGAAAAGGTCTACAACCTGGAAGGATCAATCTTCGCCTGGGCCAATGAGGGACGACCCGTCTATCAAGGTGACGAACGCGTACACGTTGTCCATCCCTATGACCGGGTGTGGGGCAAGCTGCTGAAGAAGGTGCTCAGGTCCTGGTGA
- a CDS encoding adenylate kinase has product MTKGSRATFRGVPLGSRVHVTGNSCSGKSTLGRRIASALDVPHVELDALNWEPGWVSLAEKDPEELERQISDATSGDGWVVSGSYMGFSMRTFWSRVETVVWLDLPVHRLLWRVLVRSWKRSRSKELLWGTNYERFWPQLKVWNREDSLVWWIVTQQGRKRRRMRACMEDLEWRHIAFVRLGSNAEIEAFLRTVKGIRP; this is encoded by the coding sequence ATGACCAAAGGTTCTCGTGCAACTTTTCGCGGCGTCCCCCTGGGGAGCAGGGTCCACGTCACCGGCAACAGTTGTTCGGGAAAAAGCACCCTGGGCCGACGGATTGCCTCTGCACTTGACGTCCCTCACGTGGAGCTGGACGCCCTCAACTGGGAACCGGGATGGGTCAGCCTCGCCGAAAAAGATCCCGAAGAGCTGGAACGGCAAATCTCGGACGCGACATCGGGAGACGGCTGGGTGGTCTCGGGTTCGTACATGGGCTTTTCGATGCGGACTTTCTGGTCCAGGGTGGAAACGGTCGTCTGGCTGGACCTGCCCGTGCACCGGCTGCTCTGGCGCGTGCTGGTCCGGTCGTGGAAACGCTCGCGTTCGAAAGAATTGCTCTGGGGCACCAATTACGAGCGATTCTGGCCCCAGCTGAAGGTGTGGAACCGGGAGGACTCGCTGGTCTGGTGGATCGTTACCCAGCAGGGCAGGAAGCGCCGGCGCATGCGGGCCTGCATGGAGGATCTCGAATGGCGGCACATCGCTTTTGTCAGACTCGGATCCAACGCGGAAATCGAAGCGTTCTTGCGTACCGTGAAAGGTATTCGCCCGTAG
- a CDS encoding class I SAM-dependent methyltransferase, producing MCRHPMHEANRRGWDAAAAQWQAGFDAKVDWRGIPGDIRIALDDVELKYLGDMSGRSICVLGSGDNLVAFALAVAGARVTSVDISQAQLDIAAGRAEELGLSIAFHRADVTELGGLGDPDEPGDPDEPGDPDGPDGPGDPPGGGFDIVYTGGHVAVWVSDLKRYYGEAIRILKPGGLFMVNEYHPFRRIWKHSAGPLKQEYHYFDNGPLTYDRSEDLSGDPGPLPSYEFHWTVSDMVRAMLDGGCELTAMEEYGDGRQDWEGKAPLENLPANLLLVGRKKPLGREFTRLTRT from the coding sequence ATGTGCCGGCATCCCATGCACGAGGCGAATCGCCGGGGCTGGGACGCCGCTGCCGCCCAGTGGCAGGCGGGTTTTGACGCCAAAGTGGACTGGCGCGGGATTCCGGGCGATATCCGCATCGCCCTGGACGACGTCGAGCTGAAATACCTCGGCGACATGTCCGGCCGGTCCATCTGCGTACTGGGCAGCGGGGACAACCTGGTAGCCTTCGCCCTGGCCGTCGCCGGAGCCCGGGTCACCTCCGTGGATATCTCGCAGGCCCAACTGGACATCGCCGCCGGAAGAGCGGAAGAACTCGGTCTATCGATCGCCTTTCACCGGGCGGACGTGACCGAGCTGGGAGGCCTTGGCGATCCGGACGAACCAGGCGACCCGGACGAGCCGGGAGACCCGGACGGACCGGACGGACCGGGCGACCCTCCTGGTGGTGGGTTCGACATTGTCTACACGGGCGGTCATGTTGCCGTGTGGGTGTCCGATCTGAAGCGCTACTACGGAGAAGCCATTCGGATACTTAAACCAGGCGGACTGTTCATGGTCAACGAGTACCATCCCTTCCGCCGGATCTGGAAACATTCGGCCGGTCCGCTGAAGCAGGAATACCACTACTTCGACAACGGTCCCCTTACCTACGACCGGTCCGAGGATCTTTCAGGTGATCCGGGACCGCTCCCGAGTTACGAATTCCACTGGACGGTATCGGACATGGTTCGCGCCATGCTGGATGGCGGATGCGAACTCACGGCCATGGAGGAATACGGGGACGGGCGTCAGGACTGGGAGGGCAAGGCGCCGCTGGAGAATCTGCCGGCGAACCTGCTCCTGGTGGGGCGGAAGAAACCGCTAGGCAGGGAATTTACACGGCTCACCAGGACCTGA
- a CDS encoding class I SAM-dependent methyltransferase, translating to MEPELGFAGGAYELIGSLVGDMEGKDVCVIGSGDNYAAFALAGMEASVTSVDISDRQLDTASGRAEQLGLSIAFVRADAADLKPLADRTYDLVCSTNGFFVWIADLRTVYGEIFRILKPGGHYVFYDVHPFQRLWKGGNCSIEVEKTYWQTGPYRDEKDETFEYNWTLGEILNPLTDTGFVLRRVLEHPAGDENYWEGSSFLPCSDRRLLDWKENPLAALPVWLSAALQKPV from the coding sequence GTGGAGCCCGAACTGGGGTTCGCAGGCGGCGCATACGAGTTGATAGGTTCCCTAGTCGGCGACATGGAAGGAAAGGATGTCTGCGTCATCGGCAGTGGGGACAACTACGCGGCCTTCGCCCTGGCGGGCATGGAAGCTAGCGTCACCTCGGTAGACATCTCCGATCGACAATTGGATACTGCATCCGGTCGCGCGGAGCAACTGGGTCTTTCCATTGCATTCGTTCGGGCCGACGCAGCCGATCTCAAGCCGCTGGCGGACCGGACGTACGACCTGGTCTGCTCGACCAACGGATTCTTCGTCTGGATCGCGGATCTGCGTACGGTCTATGGGGAGATTTTTCGCATACTGAAGCCCGGCGGACACTACGTCTTCTATGATGTGCATCCCTTTCAGAGGCTCTGGAAAGGCGGGAACTGTTCGATCGAGGTGGAAAAAACCTACTGGCAAACCGGGCCTTATCGAGACGAAAAAGATGAGACCTTTGAATACAACTGGACGCTCGGCGAGATCTTGAATCCTCTGACGGATACGGGATTTGTCCTTCGCCGCGTCCTGGAACACCCGGCCGGCGATGAGAACTACTGGGAGGGTTCTTCATTTCTGCCGTGCAGCGACAGGCGGCTTCTGGATTGGAAGGAGAATCCCTTGGCCGCCCTCCCGGTCTGGCTCTCAGCGGCGTTACAGAAGCCGGTGTGA